A DNA window from Aquarana catesbeiana isolate 2022-GZ linkage group LG01, ASM4218655v1, whole genome shotgun sequence contains the following coding sequences:
- the LOC141113836 gene encoding caspase-3-like, giving the protein MADNQNGVHAGGDRTDAGTYSSSHQINLKGGAAKEIESKFNHLFRYSTDYPEMGLCVIVNNKNFYPTTRMGMRNGTDLDAQKLQITFKNLGYKVHVYNDLKCSAIYELLKKMAEDDHSKRSSFVCALLSHGEDGLLYGVDDSIPIQKLTSLFRGDRCKTLVGKPKLFFIQACRGTELDSGVETDSGSGSEEEAHRIPVEADFLYAYSTVPGYYSWRNTVNGSWFIQSLCEMLKLHRRQLELIQILTCVNHMVALEFESCSTQIDFHAKKQIPCVVSMLTKAFYFP; this is encoded by the exons ATGGCAGATAATCAGAATGGAGTACATGCTGGAGGCGACAGAACTGATGCTGGAACATATTCATCCAGCCACCA aATTAATTTGAAGGGTGGAGCAGCAAAGGAAATAGAATCAAAGTTTAATCACCTCTTCAGATACAGCACAGACTACCCAGAGATGGGGTTGTGTGTAATTGTTAATAACAAGAATTTCTACCCAACCACAA gAATGGGAATGCGGAATGGAACTGATTTAGATGCCCAAAAATTACAGATTACATTTAAAAATTTGGGTTACAAAGTGCATGTTTACAATGATCTGAAGTGCTCTGCCATCTATGAActtttgaaaaaaa TGGCTGAGGATGACCACAGCAAAAGAAGTTCATTTGTTTGTGCACTTTTGAGCCACGGTGAGGACGGCTTGTTATATGGAGTAGATGACTCCATACCTATTCAAAAGCTCACATCCCTTTTCCGAGGTGACCGATGCAAGACCTTGGTGGGCAAACCCAAATTATTCTTTATTCAG GCTTGCAGGGGAACAGAGCTTGACTCAGGAGTGGAGACAGACAGTGGAAGTGGATCAGAAGAAGAAGCGCACAGGATCCCAGTTGAAGCGGATTTCCTATATGCCTATTCTACAGTCCCTG GGTACTACTCTTGGAGAAACACAGTAAATGGCTCCTGGTTCATCCAGTCTCTTTGTGAAATGCTAAAATTGCATCGCCGACAGCTTGAACTTATCCAGATTCTCACATGCGTAAATCACATGGTGGCCTTGGAATTTGAATCCTGTTCAACTCAAATAGACTTTCACGCAAAGAAACAGATCCCATGTGTTGTGTCCATGCTCACAAAAGCATTCTATTTTCCATAA